Genomic DNA from Actinomycetes bacterium:
TAGGTCGTCCAGTACGGCGCCTGGAGCAGGACCTCGTCGCCGGGGTCGAGGAGGGTGGCGAACGCCTCGTACAGGGCCTGCTTGCCGCCGTTGGTGACCAGGACCTGACCGGCGCGCACGGTGTACCCGCTGTCGCGCGCCGTCTTGGCGGCGATCGCCTCCTTGAGCTCGGGCAGCCCGCCGGCGGGGGTGTAGCGGTGCCACCTCGGGTCGCGGGCGGCGGCCACCGCGGCCTCGACGATGTAGTCCGGGGTGGGGAAGTCGGGCTCGCCCGCGCCGAAGCCGATCACCGGGCGCCCGGCGGCCTTGAGCGCCTTGGCCCGGGCGTCCACGGCCAGGGTCGCCGACTCGGTGATGGCGGAGATGCGGGCGGACACGCGCCGGGCGGGAAGTGCCATGCGCCCATCGTGCTACAGCCGCGGGCCGGGGCTCGACCCGGTTCGTGGCCGGCCCGTCGCGGTTCGACCCCGCCTCCGGCAGGCCGTACACTCGGGGCTCTGGTGGTTCGCCACCCTGCGCGAGCCTGCCCGCGTGGGAGCGGGCCCGCCGTAGGGCCGTAGCTCAATTGGTCAGAGTCCCGGTCTCCAAAACCGGTGGTTGGGGGTTCGAGTCCCTCCGGCCCTGCTGCCGCACGATCGAGTTCGGAAGGTGAGGACGAGTGAGCCAGACCAGCGGCGTCACCGCGGCCCCCGAGCGTGGCCGGTCGCGCCCCGAGGACGCGCGCGGACCGCGCAGCTGGCCGAGCCGGCTCGCGCTGTTCCTCCGGCAGGTCGTCGCCGAGCTGCGCAAGGTGGTCTGGCCCACGCGCAGCCAGCTGATCACCTACACCACCGTGGTCCTCGTGTTCGTCCTCGTCCTCATGGGGATCGTCGCGGTCATGGACCTCGCCTTCGCCAAGCTCGCCCTGAAGGTCTTCGGGAGCTGAGGCGCGGACCCCAGGGTCCGCTCCGCAGGCCGTCCCGAGCCACGACCGACCGCCCGAACCAGCCCGAAACCAGCCC
This window encodes:
- the secE gene encoding preprotein translocase subunit SecE is translated as MSQTSGVTAAPERGRSRPEDARGPRSWPSRLALFLRQVVAELRKVVWPTRSQLITYTTVVLVFVLVLMGIVAVMDLAFAKLALKVFGS